The genomic segment TACCCACCCCGGTACTCCTCCTCGTCGTCATGGTGATACTGGTACTCCGCCTGGTAGTCGCAGTCACTAATCTCCGATCCATTGGTCCCCGTTCCCAGGCTCCCATTGCCATGGCTACCGGCATTGTTGCCGAGGGTAACAGGCGAGGTGGGCTCTGTGGGGGAGGTGCAGTACTTGGGGTCGTAGATCTGCCTGCCCAGGCCGTAGCTGCTCATACCCTTCTGGGACGCCACCTTGTTGGTGCCCATCTGCAGGGAGATGGTGgagctgtctgctgtctgtcccaCCGACTTCTGGTCGTAGATGTCACGGCGGGTACCCGGCGCAGACATGCCAgcctggaggggaggagggagggagaggagggagggagaggagggaggggagcagaGGGAGGGAAGGTTAGGTTGGTGGTtaagtgggagtgtgtgtgtgtgcgtgcgtgcgcgtatgagagagtaaaagtgtgtgtgtttgtgagagagagcaagaatgtgtgtgtgtgtgtgtctgtttgtgtgcacCTGGCCACAGTAACCTTTAGTTGGTTGATGTCTCACCGTGATACAAGATTACTTCTAATTGCTTCCAGGGATTATAGTGACTAGGAATCCACTGCAGCAGAAACCATTGAACCATAAGAGCCACAGTACTTTATACACCACAGACAAACAGTACACTCTTACCTGGCTGGCTCCTTTGTTGGTTCCCATCTGCAGACTGATGGTAGTCTGGTCGTAGGGCTTGTCCGTCTGTGACTTTGGGTCGTATAAGTGTCTCCTGGTCCCGTACGCTGTCATACCAGACTGGCTGGCACATTTATTTGTCCCCATCTACCCAGAACAAAAACACAGACAGCATTCAAGTCACAATGTCCTCTAATCAAATCTCTTCTATGTCTGGCAATGGTATCGATCACAAATTTAATTAGTTTTTCAGAGTAGACTGGTATACATTGTTTTGGTACAGACAGGATaaaacgcacacacgcacgcacacacacagagtataccaaaacattagaaacaccttgagttgcaaccccccccacccccttttgccctcagaacagcctcaattcgtcggggcattgactctacaaagtgtcgaaagcgttccacagggatgcttgcccctgttgactccaatgcttcccacagttgtgtcaagttggctggatgtcctttgggtgattaaccattcttgatacacacgggaaacatttgagcgtgaaaaaaataaacagcagcgttacagttcttgacacaaaccggtgcacctggcacctactaccataccccgttctaaggcacttaagtattttgtcttgcccaatcATCCTCTGAACGGTACACatacaatcaatgtctcaattgtctcacggcttaaaaatccttctttaacctgtctcctccccttcatctacactgattgaagtggatttacaggtgacatcaataagagatcatagcttttacctggattcacctggtcagtctgtcatggaaagagcagttgttcttaatgttttgtatactcagtatatgtattttttctgtaaatatatttttattgtcTACTGCTATAATATCATTATTAAGTGGATATTTTGGGGGATGAGATCCACTGATAGCATTATCTCTGTGGTAGTTGGTATTGTGTTAGTATGACTCACCTGCAGTCCAATGACACATTGTCCTGCCTTCATTATCTCCTCGTCGAAATGGCGCGTCTTCTTGTCTGCGTACTTTACACCGAGGTCACAGTTGGAGTTTGAACCTTTGGTTTTCGCCTGTTGCATGGTATGAGACAAATTAACAAAGTCAGTGTTGTTTGCAGTTTTACATAACAATGTTTTTACTCTAATTACAACTATACTGTGAGCCTACATAGTGGTGCATCGACATCTCAATCACCAGCATTTCAATAAAAACCCCAGTGTTTGTTCGATCACGGATTTCAGcaccaacaacaaaaacaaaccaAAAACCATTGTTTGGCTCCTTTTCATGTCACGCTCTCCTATGGCACCGTGTGTGGTGTTATGGCACATGGTTATAACAAGGTCAAGAACAACTCAGGGTTCTACATTCACCCGAGTCTAATCGAGAACCTACCACACCAGCCAGGGACAGCAGTGTGCTCTGGACCTGGGTCATGTTCCCGTTCTCAAACAGGTCATTGGCCTCAAAGATGTCGTTGGGACAAAGGCCAAACTTCAGAATGGCTCGGATGAAATTCCCCAGATTTTCCAGCTAGAAGAGAACAACAAAATAAATCAGACTCCGGTTGAGTCTCATTATTTAGTATCGTCGAATGAAAAGCATTTTCCCTCTGTGAAATGGCAGCGTTACAGTATACATTAAAATCTATTATTTTGTTTCCCATACCTTGTGCCAGTTGAGTTTGGAGTGGTTGATTTTCTTGATGGAACCAGGCTGCAGTTTGTTAATCAGCCTAAGGCAGAAGAAAATAGCAAACCCTTACAGTTTGATATGAACATAAAACTAATTCTCAACTAGAGCAATGAAAAATAATACACAGTTCCTGGTGGTAGTAAAAAGAATGCCGGAGAGATTAAGACCACAGCTAATCCTCTGTAGACCTTTTCAACACCTGATCACTGTTATGGCAACAATATAACATCCTGTATTAAGTCTACTTGAGTGATCATCTGTAGAGGAATGTGACTAAGTATTCCCCTACATCCTCATAACTAACTGAGCTGAAGACAGGTGAAGTCTAGGGCTTGTAAACCAGTAACCTGAACAGGGCAAAACATCATTCACATGTTGGGGGGATAATGCAAACTAAGAATATGGATTGGACGAATGGTATAATATGTATAAATACCTAAAACATCAGAATACATCAGCTTACAACCCTTACACTTTGtgtagacagaaaaaaaaacTAACTCGCAGAGGATGACTCCGTCCTTAAGGCCCTTCTGGAAGTTCTCTCCAATGGGCATGCCCGTCACCTCCTCTATCCAGAACCGGAGCTCCTCCTCCTTCTGCAGGTCATACTTCCCTGCGATCTGAGAAGACAAAAGAATTATGTAACTCCACCCGCTCTTCATTTAACCACAATGCAAGCCTAAACCTAGACTACTTTGCAAACTCTGTAACCTTTTGGTATGAttgttctttctgcttgcattttgtatttatattgatgtgtgtattttctgtaatttatgtaattcagggctcatctgtaaaagagaccttggtctcagtataactccctgataaaataaaggttaaataaatacatgaAAATGATTATGCCTTTGTGTGCCACAGGGAGTGAGTCTGATAGTTCTAATAGCCTCTAGACAGAAAAGCAGAAATTAGAATTTAAACAGTGTTTATGTTAAGTGTAATGCATTAGTCTAACCTCAACATATTGCTTAGTAAGCAGTGAGCAGCACACCCACTCAATAGTTATAACTCATGGTCATTGGGCCCAGCTGGCCCACTCCTTGGGAAAGTTAGATAAGGTCTGTTAAAAGGGTAGACTTGCACAATAATTCATAAGGCTTTTAGCCTGATCTAAATACAAAACATCTGAGAAAGCATTACACAATTAAAACCAAAAGGAAAACAAAATCTGATATCCATTCTATCCATTAATGTATTTTCTTTAAGAGAAAGTCACTTGAGGTAGCGCTTCAGTCCTAACAACAGAAGGCCAAAGCTTTTCAACTGATGCTAAAGCCGATCTATCACATATCATTCTAAAGGTGCGGACAACACTGCAAGGTTAGTTTTTTGGGAAAAcattccactctcctctcccccacatcACTGCTGTGTGGCCTGCTGCCAGGTGTGGTAAGATACACAGGAAATTACATGGACCGCTGCCCCATGCCTGAACCCTGGCTTTAGGGGACGGCTCCACAGGTTCCACAGTCCAGACTAACACTGTTGCTTTACCCAATGActtgaaggagagagaaagacagacagacacacacacagaacgcaAGATAGAAAGACTCCTGAGATGTCCTGAGCAATAAAGTGTCTGAAACCGACATGAAAACATCACAGAGACAACGTTACGTGAGGTAGCGGAGGGAGACATTAGAGGGATATTGCCCTCAGTCATCTTAATGAGTTTCCATTGGCTGCTTGGTTGAAGCCCAGGGCTTCCAACTGTGAAATACATTGCTTGCTGCTTTTGCTAATTAATCAAGAGAAAGCACTCAGGGACCGCATGTACACCTCAGAGTGCGGATCTAGGATCtgggtctcagagtaggagtgctgatctaggatcaggccccccatgtccatgtaatcttttcattatgatctaaaaggctaaactgatcctatatcagcactcATACTTTAAGATGCTTTATGAACAAGGGCCCATGTCCCCCCTTGTCCACAATCTCATTCAtcgtgatctaaaaggctaaactgagacgcttgatacatacggcACTAGggccagggacggcttgttcaatagggcgatatgggcgacgcactgccaaacgggaaaaggaagggattttttttctaatcaattatataaaaaaaaaaaaaaaaaattatatatttttttataaatttataaaaaaattatatcacggcaacagcagttatcagtgttcacgtctgatctgccagccactaaatgtcaaatcaggctaaagtcgtgcttcaaatggccccgcccgttttttgggcgatttcagtcaggttgaaaatcgcccagaagtctctcatagcctgtcatgtaaaatctattttttttaaatttcaaagctttcaatacattctctatgggtgtctgtgggcttgcacttacgcgctttcgtcatacataacgtaaccacgaatgaacgtaactaagaaaagaccaggtagcagcctcaatcaattcactactactatcaaaatggctaggcttcagtccaactcgattgtgtctttgaaagaagttcctttttgtcggcgaacaaattaagataaattggcaacgaaacaattaggacctcccagaccaaatttaataattcaacaggtttctactaaaggcggaaagtcctacacccgaggattttccaaaaattggtacgaaacgaaaaaagacattgccactcactcaactggatgacgagggatacaggctagctgtccgccgccacaacgatgaggttagtgttgataatcacaagtttactggatgtggatatggtgtaataaaggcagtttattcagaggtaaatatatctggaatcgcgttcacggacccgttcgtcaaactcttagggagctataaattaagccccattacttaccatatcagataagagaaattgctgcagctacatatattttacatcctggccctacatagttcactatttgcatcacttaccaaaatattacatgtggtcatatatgcttggaaagtggagatgccatagaacgtcaaaaaagtaaacattgctggagacacattgtcgttttggagaagacatcgcgtttgctagcgaagagatttgttgtggcaaatgaacttgggctgggaattgccaggaacctcacgataagatatatgcatcagcattgcgagtctcatgattctatacatattgcgattcgatactgtgattttattgcgcaccatatgtctgttgcagagggatcagaaagccatgagaacgagttttgatcagtcatggaaataaaagtgctgaaaactaattggctcccaatgtgaaaagattgagaacaagctatgaaggaacaataatggtgttttggtgcaggtacagccaactagcgctaaaatattgcgatattgtcaatacagtatatcgtaaagtatcactatgtaactcgatttctttcaccccaatccctcaaattaacggtaaataactgaattgtttgccccacatttagctaagatgattagctagccagctaaaatgttttatttagttagcagtcgcatctacaatagtttactgtcaataacatgtctccaaaaatgacgtggtgtctccaattgtgttgacattttacaattgcaatgcgcatccatgagtatccactttctgtagctcagctggtagagcatggtgcttgtaacgccaaggtagtgggttcgatccccgggaccacccatacacaaaaatgtatgcacgcatgactgtaagtcgctttggataaaagcgtctgctaaatggcatattattattattattattattattatctgaagagagccgaaacattgtgtgcagacattttatgcaataaatgaagtaggttcaatctagtagttctgatcttctgattggtcctgatgagttgggcgaggtcccctccaggctactgtcactgttgcattggctctgagtcgggttctctgtcttcaaatgttcagcctaagagaggggatttttgtgtgtgtgtgtgtgtgtgtgtttaacagtgatgatgtgtgtgtgtgtgtgtgtttaacagtgatgatgtgtgtgtgtgtgtgtgtgtgtttgtgtgtgtgtgtgtcctcagagcaagaactcgtgagttggaagaactgagaggcctatggcgtgggtgttgtccttggccacctgctgacaaggctgacaagataggacccttttgtccattgttattggataggaacagaacttataaccagctcctgacctaaatagatcttagcacaacattttactcaacatatcatattccatattcactataacaaatatatttactacgacattagcaagaaccgccacatcctcagccggctaatccagtgtgtgaagttttgcggagtgtttgagttagctttgcgaggcaaagatgaaactgagggctccaccaaccctggtaagccaacacttttgagatcagtcaataaatgcttctggtattgacttatatgctgcccctgtcttcatgttgttgctggacatatctttttttaaatgtgtgtaggtcacctaaatcatcagaaaaattgcccctcctgagaattttttcaggagccgccactgactaGGGCTAATTATCGACTAAGGAGGTATTGTTTTTCCTCGCCGTGCCACAGGAGCAGCCCAAGCAAGTTATGGTACAGTAACGACGCTGGAGTCAGCAGTTTCCCCATACAGGAGGAATGTGGAATAGCGAACGACCGGGTGTCTTCCTCGCAGCTCGTATTACATCATCAGTCTGGCACGCAAGCACAGATCTGACTGCCTCATGGGGAAACCAGAGGGGTTCAGACTCTACATACAGTGTACCTTGATATCAAGGAGAACATCTGACTCTTACAAGGTCTTTGGACAGGAAAATGCAAACCCTATTGATGGCTGTGTAAcaaaaatactaattttcacaattccacagtattattccaacctcagtgtggaaatatataaatacatttttgGCCGTGTAACAAAAAAACTAGCTACACATTCTcagatacttttttttccccaatgAATTCTTATTTCACTAAAGATTTCACAAATAGAGATTGTGAGCCATGGGCTATTGACTATCGCCATGCAATATTATGGAATAAAAGGTTAGGTGCCGAACCTGAACCATACAAAGATATCTCAAAGTAACTAAACCTCAAGTTTATATCAACCTCAAAAACAAAAAGCCATTGTAAATACTACTGGTCTGTTTTCATTGTCTGAGTCAAGCTACCACATTGTCAAAACAGACCCTCTtcaaggtctgtgtgtgtgtttgagaatgtgtgcagtgtgtgtttaGCTGGGAGGAGCCGAGGTAGTTCCAAGAGTTCCCTCATCTGCAATTTATTAAACCCACACGCTGCACttgggtgacacacacacacacacaaaacctgcAGCTCTTGTTGCCTATGGTGAAAACAAGCAAACAAGTAGAGGTTTTCCAAAGGTTCAGAGTCATCTGTGATAGGCCTAatcctccacacacagagactaaCCTCTGCTGAAAGAAGTCTTCAGTTCTTCTCTCAGAAAGACACAGGGCTGAAATCCCATCAACCTCACACATAACAAATCCCACCTTTCCTGTATCTAACAGTTCATCACCCTTCACACACATAACAAACCAGACTTTTGTGTTTAATAGTTCATCACCCGCCCACACGCAAGTCCTGACAGAGTCAAATCTGAAATCTGTCATCAAGATGAAAAAGGGAAAACACTTGAGAGAACAATTATTTCAGTATTGCTCCAAAGGCTGTGTGTAAGAAATATGGCAGCCGTTCCTACAAAGACCAGCAGTCTTCAAAAAGGGCAAATAGTCTTTAATGGGATTAAAAGGAGGGGAAAGTTGATGTGATGTCCCAGAAATAATTAATCAGACTTTGATCCCACATTGGAAGGGTCAGAGGTCAACGTGAAAGGTAGATAAAGGAAAAAGTGCCCCTCGCAACCTTGTGTCGTGCCAAACAAGCTACGCTATGCTAGccgttgctatgagactcaagtCTCACACAGGGAGTTAAAAAAGGTCCAATGCTGCCATTTTTATTTCAagatcaaatcatttctgggtaacaattaagtaccttactgtgactgttttcatttaaaatgctgaaaaaaacacaaaaatagctttttaacgaagtgcaatttctcaagcaagaattttgctattACTATCTGGGAGAGGTCTGAGTGCGGAGGGGAAAACAGAAAATGTGccattattggcagagaggtttggaactctttcttattctttcaaaactccatcccaccaaaacaggctgaaatttcaggcggtcttttcaaacactaaaagggcattatcataattttcacagtattattccaacctcagtgtggaaatatatataaagcacaggaaaatcacgttttttgaCTGCACTGAACTTCCCGTGGATGGCTGACTGAGAGGGGAGTGTGAACAGTTCCTGTTTGAGTCTTGCAATCTCTCCTCTACCAACAATAGCGCCAGTGTTCTTGGGACTTGACAGAGCCGAGCTAGCTAGGCAttcagagaggaaagagggggagaaaaGCAGGAATTGATTCATCTTTCTCTTTTCTCAGACATGCATAGAAAGAAACCCCTTCTTCTTATACTACCACTCCTGCCCACGCAACTGGAAGCATTTCCTGATGGGTCTGGGAAATGGAGAGAACATCTGGACTGAAAAAAGAATGAGAGCGCCGTATCGTAAACGGGCCGCTCCTTATGGATACGACTTTACTGTACTGCATTTGTTGCAAAAATCACAGGCTTTGTCCTCCAAAAACCTCTTACTGTATGTTACCACAAAACCCACAATCTGTCCAAATATTGGTTATCCATTTATTGGAGAGGAAATAGCATTGAATGGAGCCTTGACCATAGAGACAGCTGGTGAGGCGTTAATAAATTATTAACCTTCTGTGGCTCTGGAAAATGTTCAATGGAGTGGACTGATGCGGGGATGATGAGTGTGAGGTGAGGTAGAAACAATTACAACGTCTGTTTATGTTGCCCTAGGCCCATTGTCATAGTGCTGTTTGTTGTACTGCTGAACGATTAACAGATTTTTCGGTTTTTAAACACCTAATTGACCGActtggttcaattatttgaattccattttgttctgttttttttctgtgagctcaatgcgcatgtaatgaatactcagggataaaaaggtgtagattcacgcgcagagtgcggcaggtgtttattacgccttcgcagaaggcaggaatcatggtcccaggcaggcaatggtcatacacaggtaggcaaacaggcaggagaatcaaaaactaggactgaaggctataactggttctcacaaacgagctaggaaaaggcttagtagagtcaaaatggcacaaacagaatgaactgaactaaaatggagctgatgagaccaggtgagtaactaacacaggtgaaatcaatgaacaaaaatgaaagacagggctacgttcaagaacacaaggttgactaagaaaataaaaatacagaaccttacagcgCACAATGCACAGTTTCTCTTGAGATAAAtgagatccagcctgaactgtgcgatgtagtagggagttgtagtttccaacaggccaataatctacatatatttctctttgcttatttgggctgttcttgccataatatggactattttaccaaatagggctatctcctGTATActcaccctaccttgtcacaacacaactgattggctcaaacaaattaacttttaagaaggcacacctgttaattgaaatgcattccagttgactacctcatgaagctggttgagagaatgccaagagtgtgcagagctgtcatcaaggcgaagggtggctatttgaagaatctcaaatataaaatatattttgatttgtttaacactttttttgttactacatgattccatatgtgttatttcatagttttgatgtcttcactataattctacaatgtagaaaatagtacaaataaagaaaaacccttgaatgagtaggtgttctaaaacttttgaccggtagtgtagtttagtgcataaaacatggtaattaacttcaatgaccataatccactgcgcatctacttgtccggtctgtatTTATTTTATGCCTACTACGGAAAAGAGAATAATGTGCCATCGTgaggggatatagagagcagCTTTTGTTtcgcgaggtatctctacctgaaaatacataatctaagtgattgatagttggtattcagcagtcataaaagtatgccttacttactttgaagaactacaaaatagtgattttgtcagacagcataggcaacagagatgagatgacttggcatgaaataataaagtcatcaaataaaacaaatgtaacatACACAACTACTGAAATAGTGTATTAAAGTGATGTGAAtaaatggttaataagtgatgagCAGTAAtgagcagtcactaccatcatgggacttttattaattgttttattttgtgttaTTATAGCACTCAACCCAAATAATctaaaccccaaaaaaatcataATCGAAATCATAATCGAACGTGTTAACAGAGAGCCTCAACTAAAGCTGGAAGGTGGCCATTTTCCACATTGTGTGAACAATAAAGTTCTCATTTCCAATTCTATCCATCCTCAAAAGTGAGCCATGACTCAAAATGTCACTGTTATCCTTAGGACACATCCTCCTGACCTGATGATATAAAAATAACCAGAAAGGAAAAAGACTCCCAATACGTCACAAACAGAAAGTGCTGCTGCTCGATCCTGTGTTTTTCCTGAAGGGCAATTATAGCCAGTGTTTATTTAACAGCACTCAGGAAGACTCCTTCCTGTTCTCCTTGAGATGTCAGTGTGGGGTTTAAAGGGCCACTCTGGGACCTCCTCAACGGAGGGAGGATGGCCAAGTCAGCACTTTAGAGCAGTGTCAACAAAAACATGACATTCCCTCACAACAGCCATCCGTGTTGTGGTGGTAGAGCTAATTAAAAGGGAAgccacacacttgcacacacgtgtgcacacacacagcccccagTTTGATGAAATATGAATACTTGAATCTTTTGCATTTACATTCAATTATGCAAAACAGAACAAGTGTCGGATCATTCCTGGCAGTTACATGCAAATATTTCCCGACACTTGAGCGGAATCTCTTCAGTCTTCTCTCAAACAACTAACTGCCAAGCCAACACCACAAACATGTCTTTGTTCTGTGTGGCTGGACATGGGCTAACCCTATATACTGTATTCAGGGGAGCTATTTTAAGTCCTATGTATGAGGCGCACTGTGCACATGATGTTCACCACAGCCGTATCTCTTGTGAGCAGGAGAGAAATGTAGCTGCAGACACATAAGCTGCAGGTACGATACAAGGGCGGTGTGACAAGAGGAGCTCGGCCAGAGTAATTTGAGGTGCGAAAAGATGTAGGGAAGGTGGTTTGAATTCATCCTTATTGCAAATGATGCAAGTTGCGTCTTCGTAGTGAGATTAACCAGTATGCGTTGAATGTTCACGTGAAAGAAGGCACGTTCTTGTATACCCTTCTCTTTCTGCGCATTTCTATGGccttcccttctctcttcccttcttctcttcccttcttctctttctttcctcgTTCAGGTATTCATGATGTGAATATGTTTGTACCGGTATAGCACACTTCTTCTGTATGTACTGTAACGCTGTGCTGCATCTCTCAGTAGTGGTGTAGGTTACACAGGGGTATAGGtacggtggcaggtagcctagaggttaagcGTGTTGGGCCagtccccgagccgacaaggtgaaaaatcagtcgatgtgcccttgagcaaggcacatgtCCATGTGTCAATACTTTCAGCCTGTTTTTCATAATTAAATGGCTATTTTCTCTTGCTAGAGGACTGGAGGTTTAAGTGTCCTTTCCTCGAGCCAGCGCAGATGTCAGGCCATCACAGCACCACTGTATTAAAGTCCTCACTGTGAAGGGTTATGACAAAATAATGCACGTCTTATAGCTGTGAGTCCTCCACATATCATAGAGCTGGGACGAGAAACCAAAAATGATCGACACCGACCATATTTATCGTATGCATTTGGCTGATATTGTTCAgtacgataagtagcctatactagagaaatgtgaagtttgaaatcaAATAAgattgctaatatgggtgattgttaatgggacaattgatggctacagccatcaaactagtagtagtagtagtagtagtagttaaaAGGACAATAACAAATGTtgtacattaatgttataaacttatCGTTCAAATTATTGCAtcgcatcaattcaggcaatttattgcgatgtggatttttgtccatat from the Coregonus clupeaformis isolate EN_2021a chromosome 14, ASM2061545v1, whole genome shotgun sequence genome contains:
- the LOC121580822 gene encoding calponin-3 — protein: MTQFNKGPVYGLTAELRSKIAGKYDLQKEEELRFWIEEVTGMPIGENFQKGLKDGVILCELINKLQPGSIKKINHSKLNWHKLENLGNFIRAILKFGLCPNDIFEANDLFENGNMTQVQSTLLSLAGVAKTKGSNSNCDLGVKYADKKTRHFDEEIMKAGQCVIGLQMGTNKCASQSGMTAYGTRRHLYDPKSQTDKPYDQTTISLQMGTNKGASQAGMSAPGTRRDIYDQKSVGQTADSSTISLQMGTNKVASQKGMSSYGLGRQIYDPKYCTSPTEPTSPVTLGNNAGSHGNGSLGTGTNGSEISDCDYQAEYQYHHDDEEEYRGGYQQQYSGHYDEDQGIDY